A stretch of Ipomoea triloba cultivar NCNSP0323 chromosome 13, ASM357664v1 DNA encodes these proteins:
- the LOC116002100 gene encoding arogenate dehydrogenase 2, chloroplastic-like codes for MSLAAVHFNSATGGAVASKTKSTLPLPCRSRYISHRKSNPPPCRRRLLQIRAIDAAQPYDYEAKISNDLIQSTKLKIAVIGFGNFGQFLAKAFIRQGHTLLAYSRTDYSLAAQSLGVSFYSDMHDLCEQHPDVILLCTSIISTEPVLRALPIQRLKRNTLFVDVLSVKEFPKNIMLQLLPSHFDILCTHPMFGPESGKNGWHGLPFVFDKVRIGDEDSRVSRVESFLDIFDKEGCRMVEMSCAEHDKHAAGSQFMTHTVGRVLEKLQLETTPINTKGYETLLNLVENTASDSFDLYYGLFMYNKNAMEQLERLDLAFESLKKELFGHLHEKLRKQLFGKVEEGAGEQLILTKLPKNGHSLPASSSENSRN; via the coding sequence ATGTCTTTAGCCGCAGTTCACTTCAACTCCGCAACCGGCGGAGCCGTCGCTTCTAAGACGAAGTCCACTCTTCCTCTTCCCTGCCGGAGCCGCTACATTTCTCATCGAAAATCCAATCCGCCGCCATGTCGCCGCCGCCTCCTCCAAATCAGAGCAATCGACGCCGCCCAGCCGTATGACTACGAGGCAAAAATCTCGAACGATTTAATCCAGTCTACCAAGCTGAAAATCGCCGTAATCGGATTCGGAAATTTCGGCCAATTTCTCGCTAAGGCTTTCATCCGCCAAGGCCACACCCTACTCGCGTATTCTCGGACCGATTACTCCCTGGCGGCGCAATCGCTCGGCGTTTCCTTCTACTCCGACATGCATGACCTCTGCGAGCAGCATCCTGACGTCATCCTCCTCTGCACCTCCATCATCTCCACCGAGCCGGTCCTCCGCGCGCTTCCAATCCAGCGGCTGAAGCGGAATACTCTCTTCGTTGATGTATTATCGGTGAAGGAATTCCCTAAGAACATTATGCTTCAATTGCTCCCTTCTCACTTCGATATTCTCTGCACTCACCCCATGTTCGGGCCGGAAAGCGGGAAGAATGGCTGGCACGGATTGCCGTTTGTGTTTGATAAGGTTCGGATAGGCGATGAGGACTCTAGGGTTTCGAGAGTCGAGAGTTTTCTGGATATTTTCGACAAGGAAGGTTGTAGAATGGTGGAAATGAGCTGTGCTGAGCATGATAAGCACGCCGCCGGGTCACAGTTCATGACGCATACGGTGGGGAGGGTGTTGGAGAAGCTTCAACTGGAGACTACGCCGATTAACACCAAGGGGTATGAGACATTGTTGAATTTGGTAGAGAATACTGCCAGTGATAGCTTCGATTTGTACTATGGATTGTTCATGTACAACAAGAATGCCATGGAGCAGCTTGAGAGGCTTGACTTGGCGTTTGAGTCCTTGAAGAAGGAATTGTTTGGCCATTTGCATGAGAAGTTGAGGAAGCAGTTGTTTGGGAAGGTGGAAGAAGGAGCAGGGGAGCAGCTTATTTTGACAAAGTTGCCCAAGAATGGCCATTCACTGCCAGCATCTTCTTCGGAGAACTCGAGAAATTAA
- the LOC116002099 gene encoding pyrophosphate-energized vacuolar membrane proton pump, with the protein MVAATILPDLGTQVLIPACAIVGIAFALVQWVLVSKVKLSPEKSGSGPADGKNGFAESLIEEEEGINDHSVVHKCAEIQNAISEGATSFLFTEYQYVGIFMVAFAILIFVFLGSVEGFSTKDQPCTYDSTKTCKPALATAVFSTISFLLGAITSVVSGFLGMKIATYANARTTLEARKGVGKAFITAFRSGAVMGFLLAANGLLVLYITINLFKLYYGDDWEGLFESITGYGLGGSSMALFGRVGGGIYTKAADVGADLVGKVERNIPEDDPRNPAVIADNVGDNVGDIAGMGSDLFGSYAESSCAALVVASISSFGINHEFTAMLYPLLVSSIGILVCLFTTLFATDFFEVKAVKEIEPALKKQLIISTALMTVGIAIVTWIALPSSFTIFNFGTQKVVQSWQLFICVGVGLWAGLIIGFVTEYYTSNAYSPVQDVADSCRTGAATNVIFGLALGYKSVIIPIFAIAISIFVSFSFAAMYGIAVAALGMLSTIATGLAIDAYGPISDNAGGIAEMAGMSHRIRERTDALDAAGNTTAAIGKGFAIGSAALVSLALFGAFVSRAEISTVDVLTPKVFIGLLVGAMLPYWFSAMTMKSVGKAALKMVEEVRRQFNNIPGLMEGTAKPDYATCVKISTDASIKEMIPPGALVMLTPLIVGIFFGVETLSGVLAGALVSGVQIAISASNTGGAWDNAKKYIEAGASEHARTLGPKGSDCHKAAVIGDTVGDPLKDTSGPSLNILIKLMAVESLVFAPFFATHGGLLFKIF; encoded by the exons ATGGTTGCGGCGACGATTCTGCCAGATCTCGGCACCCAGGTCCTGATCCCGGCGTGTGCGATTGTCGGCATCGCCTTCGCTCTCGTCCAGTGGGTCCTCGTCTCCAAGGTCAAGCTCTCCCCCGAGAAATCCGGCTCCGGGCCCGCCGACGGGAAGAACGGCTTCGCCGAGTCGCTTATTGAGGAGGAGGAAGGCATCAATGACCACAGCGTCGTGCACAAGTGCGCCGAAATCCAAAACGCCATCTCCGAAG GTGCAACCTCGTTCCTTTTCACTGAATACCAGTATGTTGGTATTTTTATGGTTGCTTTTGCTATTTTGATCTTTGTTTTCCTGGGCTCTGTTGAGGGTTTCAGTACAAAGGACCAGCCTTGCACCTATGACAGCACCAAAACGTGCAAGCCTGCACTTGCCACTGCTGTCTTCAGTACCATATCCTTCTTGCTTGGTGCTATTACTTCCGTAGTTTCTGGCTTTCTCGGAATGAAAATAGCAACTTATGCAAATGCCAGGACTACCTTGGAGGCTAGAAAGGGTGTTGGGAAGGCTTTCATCACTGCATTTAGGTCTGGTGCAGTTATGGGTTTCCTTCTTGCTGCTAATGGTCTTTTGGTCTTGTACATTACCATCAATCTGTTCAAGTTGTACTATGGTGACGACTGGGAAGGCTTGTTCGAGTCTATCACTGGTTATGGGCTTGGTGGATCTTCTATGGCCCTCTTTGGTAGAGTGGGTGGGGGTATTTATACAAAAGCTGCTGATGTTGGAGCTGATCTTGTCGGAAAAGTTGAGAGAAACATTCCAGAGGATGATCCAAGAAACCCAGCG GTTATTGCTGACAACGTTGGAGACAATGTTGGAGATATTGCTGGAATGGGATCAGACTTGTTTGGCTCATATGCAGAATCATCTTGTGCAGCCCTTGTTGTAGCTTCAATATCTTCCTTTGGCATCAACCATGAGTTCACAGCTATGTTATATCCTCTTCTTGTCAGTTCCATCGGCATTCTAGTTTGCTTGTTCACCACCCTTTTCGCTACTGATTTCTTTGAAGTCAAGGCTGTAAAGGAAATTGAGCCAGCATTGAAGAAGCAACTCATAATCTCCACTGCCCTGATGACAGTTGGCATTGCTATTGTTACCTGGATTGCTCTTCCATCGTCCTTCACAATTTTCAACTTTGGTACTCAGAAAGTAGTACAGAGCTG GCAATTGTTCATCTGTGTTGGTGTTGGCTTGTGGGCTGGTCTTATTATTGGGTTTGTCACAGAGTACTACACTAGCAATGCTTACAG CCCCGTACAAGATGTTGCTGATTCCTGCCGCACTGGAGCTGCTACCAATGTTATTTTTGGCCTTGCTTTGGGTTACAAATCTGTCATCATTCCGATTTTTGCCATAGCAATCAGCATCTTTGTTAGCTTCAGCTTTGCAGCTATGTATGGTATTGCAGTTGCTGCCCTTGGAATGCTTAGCACCATCGCCACTGGTTTGGCTATTGATGCATATGGTCCCATCAGTGACAATGCTGGAGGCATTGCAGAGATGGCCGGTATGAGTCATAGGATACGTGAAAGAACTGATGCCCTTGATGCTGCAGGAAACACCACCGCTGCTATTGGAAAG GGATTTGCAATTGGATCTGCTGCTCTTGTGTCTCTTGCTCTGTTTGGTGCATTTGTGAGCCGCGCTGAAATTTCTACCGTAGATGTCCTGACACCCAAAGTCTTCATTGGTTTGCTCGTGGGTGCTATGCTTCCCTATTGGTTCTCCGCCATGACAATGAAGAGTGTGGGGAAGGCTGCTCTTAAGATGGTTGAGGAAGTGCGTAGACAATTCAATAACATCCCGGGGCTCATGGAAGGCACTGCCAAGCCCGACTATGCCACCTGTGTCAAGATCTCAACAGACGCCTCCATCAAGGAGATGATTCCACCTGGTGCCCTTGTCATGCTCACTCCACTAATTGTTGGAATCTTCTTCGGTGTCGAAACCTTGTCTGGTGTCCTTGCTGGAGCCCTCGTCTCTGGTGTACAG ATTGCTATCTCTGCATCCAACACCGGTGGTGCCTGGGATAACGCCAAGAAGTATATCGAG GCTGGGGCTTCAGAACATGCGAGAACTCTCGGTCCCAAGGGATCCGATTGCCACAAGGCGGCCGTTATTGGTGACACTGTCGGCGACCCTCTCAAGGACACATCTGGCCCGTCGTTGAACATCCTCATCAAGCTCATGGCTGTCGAGTCTCTTGTGTTCGCGCCCTTCTTCGCCACCCACGGCGGCCTTCTCTTCAAGATCTTTTGA
- the LOC116000839 gene encoding ATP-dependent DNA helicase PIF1-like translates to MENRAILAPTLDVVNEVNEYMSGLHVAESKTYLSSDTVCKSDATNGILYDMHTPEFLNGLKASGIPNHSLTLKIGSPVMLLRNIDHSMGLCNGTRLIITRLSDHVVEAKIVAGHNAGNVVLIPRMSMTPTDTRLPFKFQRRQFPLMLSYAMTINKSQGQTLTHVGLLLKKSVFVHGQLYVAASRISNPDGLKILIQNEGGESSNYTTNVVYHEVFNNL, encoded by the coding sequence ATGGAGAATCGTGCCATACTTGCTCCAACACTAGATGTGGTAAACGAGGTCAATGAATATATGAGTGGTTTGCATGTGGCTGAGAGCAAGACCTACCTAAGTTCTGACACAGTTTGTAAGTCTGATGCAACAAATGGTATACTATATGATATGCATACTCCTGAATTCCTAAATGGTTTGAAAGCTTCTGGCATACCCAACCATTCTTTAACTTTGAAGATTGGCTCCCCCGTCATGTTGCTCAGAAATATAGATCACTCAATGGGACTTTGTAATGGTACAAGATTGATCATTACTAGGTTATCTGATCATGTTGTAGAAGCTAAGATTGTCGCAGGCCACAATGCCGGTAATGTAGTCTTGATTCCGAGGATGTCAATGACTCCAACTGATACAAGATTGCCTTTCAAATTCCAAAGGAGGCAATTTCCTCTAATGCTGTCATATGcgatgactatcaacaaaagtcaagggcAGACTTTAACACATGTTGGATTACTACTAAAGAAGTCGGTTTTTGTTCATGGTCAACTATATGTTGCTGCTTCAAGGATTAGTAACCCGGATGGGTTAAAAATTCTAATTCAGAATGAGGGTGGTGAGAGTAGTAACTATACTACGAATGTTGTGTAccatgaagtttttaataatttgtag
- the LOC116002069 gene encoding translocase of chloroplast 90, chloroplastic: MDAESVIPSGIMSFKDWVLSQLVSKTLASSRPLSTSESFLSPESPNEEYQNQACTTNVAMLPASSNTSYSSNNNPENHNQLPSEQVFDEISCQSSSNVVEKNPIVRIEQLQIKFLRVLHRLGLPLDNIMVSKVLYRIHLATMIRAGESDLKRCNLKIEKAREIAAEQEGFGQPELDVSFKVLLLGKTGVGKSSTINSIFDQNKAMTNAFHPATKHVQEITGTVKGVKIAFIDTPGLLPSSPSTARRNRKILRSVKRYVRKNPPDLVLYFERLDLINVGYSDFPLLRLVTEVFGPAIWFNTVLVMTHSSSALPEGPHGYPVTFESYVTHCTDLVQHYIHQAVSDTKLENPVILVENHPHCKTNDAGEKLLPNGQVWRFQFLLTCLCTKVLGDVNTLLDFGNRIKLGPSNVSRLPSLPHLLSSFLKHRAQLTDTGTEDVVDEVCFSESDEEDEYDQLPPIRVLTKAQYQKLSPQQKNDYLDELDYRETLYLKKQMKEEARQRREALRSQSGISAPNGDSDGQQERPEPVLLPDMDIPPSFSSDYPVHRYRCLTTSDQWLARPVLDPHGWDHEVSFDGINLETTAKVTKNISASVTGQMSKDKQDFSIQSKCTAAYSDPSDSRASVYTAGLDIQSARQELICSLHSNAQARTLKHNITECGVSLTSFGGNYFLGTKVEDSFTIGKRLNFTVTGGRMGGARQAALGGSFGATLRGRDYPVRNESVSFTMTLLSFNKETVLSGNLQSDLRLSRGTNVSVNANLNSQKMGQVSIKTSSCEHMEIAFIALFSILRGLLRRKVTDHGSTGTLETGSTL, encoded by the exons ATGGATGCAGAGAGTGTGATACCATCAG GCATTATGAGCTTCAAGGATTGGGTCCTATCTCAATTAGTGTCCAAGACACTAGCATCATCAAGACCACTTTCAACATCGGAAAGCTTTTTGTCACCGGAATCACCAAATGAAGAGTATCAAAACCAAG CTTGCACCACTAATGTGGCCATGTTACCGGCATCTTCCAATACTTCTTATTCTTCCAATAATAATCCGGAAAATCATAACCAGTTGCCTTCAGAGCAAGTCTTCGACGAAATATCTTGTCAGTCTAGTAGCAATGTTGTTGAGAAAAATCCAATTGTTAGAATTGAACAACTTCAAATCAAGTTTTTACGTGTTCTTCATCGACTTGGTTTGCCACTAGACAATATCATGGTGTCCAAGGTCTTGTATCGGATCCACCTGGCCACAATGATTCGAGCGGGGGAATCCGATTTAAAAAGATGCAATCTTAAAATTGAGAAAGCAAGAGAAATAGCAGCAGAACAGGAGGGTTTTGGTCAGCCTGAATTGGATGTCTCCTTCAAAGTACTTTTACTTGGTAAAACTGGAGTGGGCAAGAGTTCAACGATAAATTCGATATTCGATCAAAATAAGGCTATGACAAATGCATTTCATCCTGCAACTAAGCATGTCCAAGAAATTACTGGAACTGTGAAGGGTGTCAAAATTGCTTTTATTGATACTCCTGGTTTGCTGCCTTCCTCTCCAAGTACTGCCCGGAGAAACAGGAAGATTTTGCGGTCTGTGAAGCGATATGTAAGAAAGAACCCTCCAGATTTGGTGTTATATTTTGAACGGCTTGATTTGATCAATGTGGGTTATAGTGATTTCCCTTTATTGAGGCTTGTAACTGAAGTCTTTGGCCCTGCAATTTGGTTCAATACCGTCCTTGTGATGACTCATTCTTCCTCTGCTCTTCCCGAAGGACCACATGGGTACCCCGTTACCTTCGAATCTTATGTCACCCACTGCACAGATCTGGTGCAACATTACATTCACCAGGCGGTCTCCGACACAAAACTTGAAAACCCGGTAATTTTGGTGGAGAATCATCCTCACTGCAAGACCAACGATGCTGGAGAGAAGCTTCTCCCTAATGGACAGGTGTGGAGGTTCCAGTTCTTGTTGACATGCCTATGTACCAAAGTTCTGGGTGATGTTAATACCCTGTTGGATTTTGGAAACAGGATAAAATTGGGGCCATCTAATGTTAGCCGATTGCCTTCACTTCCCCATCTCCTCTCGTCTTTTCTTAAGCATCGTGCTCAACTAACTGATACTGGAACAGAAGATGTAGTTGACGAAGTTTGCTTTTCAGAGTCAGATGAAGAAGATGAGTATGACCAATTACCTCCCATTCGAGTTCTGACGAAAGCCCAGTATCAAAAATTGAGTCCTCAGCAAAAGAACGATTATCTTGATGAGTTGGATTACAGGGAAaccctttatttgaaaaaacagATGAAAGAAGAAGCACGGCAACGAAGAGAAGCCCTTCGTTCCCAGAGTGGGATCTCAGCCCCGAATGGCGATTCTGATGGTCAGCAGGAACGCCCAGAACCTGTTCTGTTGCCCGACATGGATATTCCTCCTAGTTTTAGTTCAGATTATCCCGTACATAGATACAGGTGCCTCACTACTAGCGATCAGTGGCTTGCAAGGCCAGTTCTTGATCCCCATGGATGGGACCACGAAGTGAGCTTCGATGGCATCAATCTAGAGACGACTGCCAAAGTAACGAAGAACATCTCTGCATCCGTCACAGGACAAATGAGCAAGGACAAGCAAGACTTCAGCATTCAATCCAAGTGCACCGCAGCTTATTCCGATCCTTCAGATTCAAGAGCATCCGTTTACACCGCAGGTCTCGATATTCAATCCGCCCGCCAAGAATTGATCTGCTCACTTCACAGCAATGCACAAGCTAGGACTCTGAAGCATAACATCACCGAATGTGGGGTTTCTCTAACTTCATTCGGGGGAAACTACTTCCTCGGCACCAAGGTCGAAGACAGCTTCACCATCGGGAAGAGGCTGAATTTCACGGTAACTGGCGGCCGGATGGGAGGCGCCAGGCAGGCAGCGCTGGGCGGTAGCTTCGGAGCCACCCTGAGAGGGAGAGACTACCCGGTGAGAAACGAGAGCGTAAGTTTCACAATGACACTCCTCTCATTCAACAAAGAAACGGTGTTGAGCGGAAACTTGCAGTCGGACTTGAGATTGAGCAGGGGAACAAATGTTTCTGTGAATGCTAATCTCAACAGCCAGAAAATGGGGCAGGTTTCAATCAAGACAAGCAGTTGTGAGCACATGGAAATAGCTTTCATTGCACTTTTCTCTATTCTTAGAGGTCTATTGCGAAGAAAAGTAACAGACCATGGCAGCACAGGGACTCTGGAAACTGGATCTACTCTGTAA
- the LOC116002332 gene encoding uncharacterized protein LOC116002332, producing the protein MDIGDPNNICEHCNAIYWYEERVNKAVRSGTTKYSTCCGHGKIKLPKMVPPPKRIFNLFFARGKKRNEFLKHIRSFNNMFSFTSLGAKVDKSINLGNCPPIFRINGQNYHLMGGLMPDPGKSPKFAQLYIHDTENEVENRINAFSGADPNDQTHVDIVQDIKQDLDEHNVLVQSFRWAKNQIDNNPEVNFRMRLIGKRQSDARTYNLPTVSEVAALIVGDLDHTLGQRDIIVETKAGSLKRINELNPAYLPLQYPLLFPLGEDGYREDIQYCTASNKPTAARVRVSQREYFAYKIHDRFGELSLLSYAKRLFQQFLVDAYTMVESGRLQYIRNNQKALRCEAYKGLSDALTRGEVDTNKQGKRIILPSTFTGGARYMIQNYQDAMAICRHKGYPNLFITFTCNPKWPEIQRYMDKCNLNAEDRPDIVSRVFKIKLDALVKEIRTGKLFGIVTAVIYTIEFQKRGLPHAHILIFLQRLSEGFSANQMDQIIFAEIPNKELDSEYYKAVGEFMMHGPCGHERPKSPCMVNQKCSKHFPKKFVEVSTLDEDGYPIYRRRENGATVEKNGVQLDSRYCVPHNRYLLLKYKAHINVEWCNQSRSIKYLFKYVNKGNDRVTAEFYKTTTDANENATVDEITMYYDCRYVSACEAAWRLLSFDVQLRHPPVERLSFHLPDCQTVVFEDDDRIENVLNRPTVSHSMFTAWFNANKKYVEAKELAYIDMPNKFVWKKDIREWHPRKRGFAIGRIFFVPPGSGEVYYLRCLLNVVRGPTSFEDIKTVQGVVYPTFRDACYARGMLDDDREYIDAINEASHWSTANSMRKLFVILLTANLVNRPENVWNHVWHHLCEDVQFNKRKMLKDMDLCLSDDEKKNLGLLELDRLLQMYNKCLKDYPDMPIPNYDDSLFSNNRLLFDELNYDRQAMTEEYETMEKQLTDEQLVVYETVLSDIQHQKGGLFFVYGYGGTGKTFVWKALSSKLRSTGDIVLNVASSGIASLLLPGGRTAHSRFAIPIAINEDSTCNICQGSQLAELLIQAKLIIWDEAPMMHKHCFEALDKTMRDLLRHCDPNSVHKTFGGKTVVLGGDFRQILPVIPKGSRQDIVSAAINSSYLWDSCKVLRLTKNLRLRTLDDSARKEHIERFAAWLADIGNGILGGPNDGHGKVEIPEEMLLPSNGWV; encoded by the exons ATGGATATCGGTGACCCAAACAATATATGTGAAcattgcaatgcaatctattgGTATGAGGAGCGTGTTAATAAGGCAGTGCGTAGCGGAACAACTAAATATTCAACGTGCTGTGGTCATGGGAAGATCAAATTGCCAAAGATGGTGCCACCTCCAAAAAGGATTTTCAACTTATTCTTTGCAAGAGGAAAGAAACGGAATGAATTTCTAAAGCACATAAGAAGCTTCAATAACATGTTTTCTTTTACATCCTTGGGGGCTAAGGTTGATAAATCAATCAACCTTGGAAATTGCCCACCAATATTTAGGATAAATGGGCAAAATTATCATTTGATGGGAGGATTAATGCCCGATCCTGGAAAGAGTCCAAAGTTTGCTCAATTATACATCCATGATACAGAGAACGAAGTAGAGAACCGCATAAATGCATTCAG tgGTGCTGACCCCAATGACCAAACGCATGTTGATATAGTTCAAGATATCAAGCAAGATCTAGATGAGCACAATGTGTTGGTGCAATCATTTCGTTGGGCAAAAAATCAGATTGACAACAATCCAGAAGTTAATTTTAGGATGAGGTTGATTGGTAAGCGTCAAAGTGATGCAAGGACGTACAATCTACCCACTGTTTCAGAGGTGGCTGCTTTAATTGTTGGCGATCTAGACCACACACTCGGGCAACGGGACATAATAGTGGAGACCAAGGCTGGATCACTCAAGAGGATAAACGAGCTCAACCCAGCGTATTTGCCATTGCAATATCCCCTTTTATTCCCTTTAGGCGAAGATGGCTATCGAGAAGACATACAATACTGCACAGCATCCAATAAACCAACCGCTGCTAGGGTTCGGGTATCGCAGCGTGAATACTTTGCATACAAGATACATGACAGGTTCGGTGAACTGTCTTTGCTGTCATACGCCAAGCGATTATTCCAACAATTCTTGGTCGATGCATACACGATGGTAGAGTCGGGCAGACTACAGTACATAAGAAATAATCAGAAGGCATTGCGGTGTGAAGCATACAAGGGGTTGTCTGACGCGTTAACAAGGGGAGAGGTTGATACAAACAAGCAAGGTAAGCGAATCATCTTACCGTCGACATTCACTGGCGGTGCCCGATATATGATTCAGAATTATCAGGATGCGATGGCCATATGCAGACATAAGGGGTATCCAAACTTATTTATAACCTTCACATGCAACCCAAAGTGGCCTGAGATCCAAAGATATATGGACAAATGCAACCTCAACGCAGAAGACAGACCAGACATTGTATCTAGGGTCTTCAAGATTAAGTTAGATGCTTTAGTCAAAGAGATACGCACTGGCAAGCTATTTGGTATTGTAACCGCAG TGATTTATACTATCGAATTCCAAAAACGTGGATTACCACACGCTCACATTCTCATATTCCTCCAAAGGTTGTCAGAAGGATTTTCAGCTAATCAGATGGACCAGATCATATTCGCTGAAATACCCAACAAGGAACTAGACAGTGAGTATTATAAAGCTGTTGGGGAATTCATGATGCACGGCCCATGTGGACACGAAAGGCCTAAATCTCCATGCATGGTCAATCAAAAGTGCTCTAAACATTTCCCTAAGAAGTTTGTTGAGGTATCCACATTGGACGAGGACGGTTACCCTATCTACAGGCGTCGTGAAAATGGTGCAACAGTTGAGAAAAATGGGGTTCAGTTGGACAGCAGGTATTGTGTCCCGCATAACAGGTACTTACTGTTGAAGTATAAGGCGCATattaacgtagaatggtgcaacCAATCAAGATCAATAAAGTATTTGTTCAAATATGTCAACAAAGGGAATGACAGGGTTACTGCTGAATTCTACAAGACCACAACTGATGCCAACGAGAATGCAACTGTGGATGAAATTACCATGTATTACGACTGCCGGTACGTGTCCGCTTGCGAGGCAGCATGGCGTTTGTTGTCCTTCGATGTACAACTAAGGCACCCGCCCGTTGAGAGATTAAGCTTCCACTTGCCAGATTGCCAAACAGTTGTGTTTGAGGATGATGATAGGATCGAGAATGTTTTAAATAGGCCGACTGTCAGTCACAGCATGTTCACCGCATGGTTTAACGCAAACAAGAAATATGTTGAGGCTAAAGAGTTGGCTTATATCGACATGCCAAACAAATTTGTATGGAAGAAAGATATTAGGGAATGGCATCCTAGGAAGAGGGGGTTCGCTATTGGACGCATATTTTTTGTACCTCCCGGCAGCGGTGAAGTCTACTACTTGCGATGTCTTTTAAACGTAGTTCGTGGCCCAACGAGTTTTGAAGACATCAAGACAGTTCAAGGTGTTGTATACCCAACCTTTAGAGATGCATGCTATGCTAGAGGGATGCTAGACGATGATAGAGAATATATTGATGCAATTAATGAAGCAAGTCATTGGTCAACTGCCAATTCTATGAGAAAATTATTTGTCATTTTACTGACGGCAAACTTGGTGAATCGGCCAGAGAATGTCTGGAATCACGTCTGGCACCATCTATGTGAGGATGTGCAATTTAACAAGAGGAAAATGTTGAAAGATATGG ATTTGTGTTTGTCTGATGATGAGAAGAAGAACTTAGGACTTCTTGAATTAGATAGGTTGTTGCAGATGTACAACAAGTGTTTGAAAGATTACCCTGATATGCCAATCCCAAATTACGATGATTCTTTATTCTCGAACAATCGATTGTTGTTTGACGAGCTCAACTATGACCGACAGGCAATGACAGAAGAGTATGAGACGatggaaaaacaattaactgaTGAGCAGTTAGTTGTTTACGAAACTGTTCTGAGTGATATACAACATCAGAAAGGGGGGCTCTTCTTTGTATATGGTTATGGAGGTACAGGAAAAACATTTGTCTGGAAAGCGTTGTCTTCGAAGCTACGTTCTACTGGGGATATTGTGCTAAATGTTGCTTCGAGTGGGATCGCCTCATTGCTCTTGCCAGGAGGTCGAACAGCTCACTCAAGGTTCGCTATTCCAATAGCAATTAATGAGGATTCAACTTGCAATATATGCCAAGGGAGTCAACTGGCGGAATTGTTAATCCAAGCCAAGCTAAtcatatgggatgaagcaccgatgatGCACAAACACTGCTTTGAGGCTCTAGATAAGACAATGCGCGATCTGTTACGCCACTGTGATCCTAACAGTGTACATAAGACATTCGGAGGCAAGACTGTTGTGCTAGGCGGTGACTTCCGGCAAATATTGCCTGTCATTCCTAAAGGTTCGAGGCAAGATATTGTTTCAGCTGCAATAAACTCATCTTACCTTTGGGATTCTTGCAAAGTCCTTCGACTAACCAAAAATTTGCGTCTTAGGACACTTGATGATTCAGCCAGAAAGGAACACATTGAACGATTTGCTGCGTGGTTGGCTGATATAGGAAATGGAATATTAGGTGGTCCTAATGACGGTCACGGAAAAGTTGAAATACCAGAAGAAATGTTATTGCCATCAAATG GGTGGGTCTAA